In Equus caballus isolate H_3958 breed thoroughbred chromosome 26, TB-T2T, whole genome shotgun sequence, the following are encoded in one genomic region:
- the TFF2 gene encoding trefoil factor 2 — MGPQAARLLAALLVLGLCALAMAQKPSPCRCSRIEPNERDNCGFPGITSDQCFASGCCFNSSIRGVPWCFTPLPKQELEECVMEVSDRENCGYPGISPEECASRKCCFSDDITQVPWCFFPISVEDCHY; from the exons ATGGGACCTCAAGCCGCGCGTCTCCTGGCAGCGCTCCTCGTCCTGGGGCTGTGTGCCCTGGCCATGGCCCAGAAACCCT CCCCCTGCCGGTGCTCGCGCATCGAACCCAATGAGAGGGACAACTGTGGCTTCCCGGGCATCACAAGTGACCAGTGCTTTGCCTCTGGCTGCTGCTTCAACTCCAGCATCCGCGGGGTTCCCTGGTGTTTCACGCCCCTCCCGAAGCAAG AGTTGGAAGAGTGTGTCATGGAGGTCTCAGACCGCGAGAACTGTGGCTACCCGGGCATCAGTCCTGAAGAATGCGCATCTCGGAAGTGCTGCTTTTCCGATGACATCACTCAAGTGCCCTGGTGTTTCTTCCCTATCTCTGTGGAAG ACTGTCACTATTAA